One segment of Anopheles stephensi strain Indian chromosome 3, UCI_ANSTEP_V1.0, whole genome shotgun sequence DNA contains the following:
- the LOC118509199 gene encoding tektin-2-like gives MSNKAAVTFEKPLQHLSLADWHSRLTQLKNVAYTQRSDAFELRHSARNLRNETRIQTHWDTYHNNDRLSDRVAELDRWREKMRIMLQRVVDEIQALKEEKSNTERDLDGHITPLTVVTECIGMRDCRLGSELTYDDGDTELKNELCIVENNQRLLRDQNQAAWEQLNRLQEVKFKLELDLTDKDEAQSIDSHQLQVDQHCGDVSFKTDPTRVPRDSCTYGNWLEYCEELVALTETTLSDSFSIRESLFATREKARNILRAQQDRTAHTLRKRIFETQRARNELEYQLGKMKEEMAKCLREIETLERAHDQKTEALKVVETRLENRAQRSGMELCIDESYHGLCDEVQKLRDTIKTLRAKIDATKTTYNSLRDHANKIDQDLQNKQHSLMTDIRALDLRGRLKTGEFGGLATQTDRNIHLSRVEDEIPKA, from the exons ATGTCCAACAAAGCGGCCGTTACGTTTGAGAAACCGCTGCAGCATCTGAGTCTTGCCGACTGGCATTCGCGTTTGACCCAGCTGAAGAATGTGGCCTACACGCAGCGGTCGGATGCGTTCGAGCTGCGCCACTCGGCACGCAACCTTCGGAACGAAACCCGCATCCAGACGCACTGGGACACGTACCACAACAATGACCGGCTGTCCGATCGGGTGGCGGAGCTGGACCGTTGGCGGGAGAAGATGCGCATCATGCTGCAGCGTGTGGTGGACGAAATCCAAGCGCTGAAGGAGGAAAAGTCCAATACCGAGCGTGACCTGGACGGGCACATAACGCCGCTGACGGTGGTGACGGAGTGTATCGGGATGCGAGATTGTCGGCTCGGGTCGGAGCTAACCTACGACGATGGCGATACGGAGCTGAAGAATGAGCTGTGCATTGTGGAGAACAACCAGCGGCTACTGCGCGACCAGAACCAGGCGGCCTGGGAGCAGCTGAATCGGTTGCAGGAGGTCAAGTTCAAGCTGGAGCTCGATCTGACCGATAAGGATGAGGCGCAGTCGATCGATTCGCACCAGCTGCAGGTGGACCAGCACTGTGGCGATGTTTCGTTCAAGACGGATCCGACGCGAGTCCCCAGGGA CTCCTGCACGTACGGTAACTGGCTGGAGTACTGCGAGGAGCTTGTGGCGCTCACCGAAACCACCCTGTCCGATTCCTTCTCCATCCGGGAGTCGCTGTTTGCGACGCGTGAGAAAGCTCGCAACATTCTGCGCGCCCAGCAGGACCgcacggcacacacactccgCAAACGGATCTTCGAAACGCAGCGAGCCCGGAACGAGCTCGAGTATCAGCTCGGGAAG ATGAAGGAAGAGATGGCCAAATGTCTCCGGGAGATCGAAACACTCGAGCGAGCGCACGATCAGAAGACGGAAGCCCTCAAGGTGGTGGAAACACGGCTCGAAAACCGTGCCCAACGGTCCGGGATGGAACTGTGCATCGACGAATCCTACCACGGGCTGTGCGATGAGGTGCAGAAGCTTCGCGACACGATCAAAACACTGCGCGCCAAGATCGACGCCACCAAGACGACGTACAACTCGCTGCGGGACCATGCGAACAAGATCGATCAGGATCTGCAGAACAAGCAGCACTCGCTGATGACCGACATCCGGGCGCTGGACCTGCGCGGCCGGCTAAAGACTGGCGAGTTTGGGGGCCTGGCAACGCAAACCGATCGCAACATACATCTGTCCCGCGTGGAGGATGAAATTCCCAAAGCATAA